A window of Raineyella sp. W15-4 contains these coding sequences:
- a CDS encoding SPFH domain-containing protein, with translation MGIIQAFTGALGGTFADQWKDIITAGHFTEYTVVAPGVYQQTNNGRGTNFKGSVDVISNGSKIFVPENTAAFIFSQAGIEDVVTQAGGYEYRAGQPSIFSGDGFTVSIVNQTVDRIGYGGQTSDQKYLAFVNLREIRGLKFGTRGPMVYHDKFYGADLELMAFGSFSLRVVDAVAFVRNFLPANARYYAFDSAEARQQISSEFMQAFLVAVNSLSATHRISELPSQAGSIAELIADDNSALGSWITRYGLDVVQVGIESIEFSPESRELVKQYSANKMNISAFEGISQQTSNVAAQQKVAQGVQDHGLGDAGGMLFGMNLAQAISPMTAAPATPVAPISSTPGLSLDEQIESVRKLKDLVDAGILSQDEFEAKKKQVMGL, from the coding sequence ATGGGAATCATTCAGGCGTTCACCGGCGCTCTCGGCGGCACTTTCGCGGATCAGTGGAAGGACATTATCACCGCCGGGCACTTCACCGAGTACACGGTGGTCGCTCCGGGCGTCTATCAGCAGACCAACAACGGACGCGGGACGAACTTCAAGGGTTCGGTCGATGTCATCTCCAACGGTTCAAAGATATTTGTCCCTGAGAACACCGCCGCCTTCATCTTCAGTCAAGCGGGCATCGAGGATGTGGTTACCCAAGCAGGCGGGTACGAATACCGCGCAGGACAACCAAGCATCTTCAGCGGGGACGGATTCACCGTATCGATCGTGAACCAGACTGTTGATCGCATTGGCTACGGCGGGCAGACCTCGGACCAGAAGTACCTCGCCTTCGTCAATTTGCGCGAAATTCGTGGGCTCAAGTTCGGCACACGTGGGCCGATGGTTTATCACGACAAGTTCTACGGTGCGGACTTGGAGCTCATGGCGTTTGGGAGCTTCTCTCTTCGTGTCGTTGACGCCGTCGCATTCGTTCGGAACTTCTTGCCGGCGAACGCGCGCTACTACGCTTTTGACAGCGCCGAGGCTCGCCAGCAGATCTCTTCCGAGTTCATGCAGGCGTTCCTCGTTGCGGTCAACTCACTCTCGGCAACGCACCGTATTTCTGAGCTGCCTTCACAGGCGGGGTCCATTGCCGAACTGATCGCCGATGACAATTCCGCACTCGGATCGTGGATCACTCGATACGGGCTTGACGTGGTCCAGGTCGGTATCGAGAGCATCGAGTTCTCGCCCGAGTCGCGGGAACTTGTCAAGCAGTACTCCGCGAACAAGATGAACATCTCGGCGTTCGAGGGCATCTCGCAGCAGACTTCAAACGTCGCCGCACAGCAGAAGGTTGCACAAGGAGTCCAGGATCACGGACTCGGTGACGCGGGCGGGATGCTATTCGGCATGAATCTTGCCCAAGCGATCAGCCCGATGACCGCAGCACCGGCCACGCCAGTGGCTCCAATCTCGTCAACACCAGGGTTGTCACTCGACGAGCAGATCGAGTCCGTCAGAAAGCTGAAGGATCTCGTTGATGCCGGGATCCTGTCTCAAGACGAGTTTGAGGCGAAGAAGAAGCAGGTAATGGGTCTTTGA